The following are encoded together in the Aerococcus mictus genome:
- a CDS encoding flavodoxin domain-containing protein — MKICIVYSSLRGNTEAAAFILASFLEDLGLSAQLVGADAYDYETLLEADGLAIGSYTYGNNAEIPEELLDLYEDLPDLIQANPKLKQALAVFGSGDRDYPIYAKAVDDFVEVIEKSGGHLLAPGVKIDGYPDYDEEIAGLAAIAQAFLQIAKENN; from the coding sequence ATGAAGATATGCATTGTTTATAGTAGCTTGCGAGGTAATACCGAAGCTGCTGCCTTTATTCTGGCCTCCTTCTTGGAAGACCTGGGCTTAAGCGCCCAATTAGTTGGGGCCGATGCCTATGACTATGAGACCTTGTTAGAAGCTGATGGTTTAGCTATTGGTTCCTATACCTACGGCAACAATGCTGAAATTCCCGAAGAATTATTAGATCTATACGAAGACCTGCCCGATTTGATCCAAGCCAACCCCAAATTAAAGCAGGCCCTAGCAGTATTTGGTTCTGGGGACCGGGACTATCCCATTTATGCTAAGGCCGTGGATGATTTTGTAGAAGTCATTGAAAAAAGTGGCGGGCACTTACTGGCACCTGGGGTAAAAATTGATGGCTATCCTGACTATGATGAAGAAATTGCCGGCCTAGCCGCTATTGCCCAGGCCTTTTTACAAATAGCAAAGGAGAATAACTGA
- a CDS encoding cobyrinate a,c-diamide synthase gives MRALMIAGATSNVGKTTLTLGLIQALIKRGLKVQPYKVGPDYIDTRFHQEISQRPSINLDQFLVPDDQVLKALYTRHLEGSDIAVVEGVMGLFDGFGSDALMASSAGIAKALDIPILLVIDGRAMSTSAAAMVKGYLNLIPDLNIIGVLVNRVASASHYQLIKNAIERYNQVPVLGYLARNEAYSLPSRHLGLALEEANNHLVDQVSQVAQAMEESIAIDDILNLSQLDPDRLKADQAAIESSLAPYEKADQQTPFKVAYAYDEAFSFYYPDNLSLLEKRGGQLQTFSPLHDQDLPKADLYYIGGGFPELYAETLSKNQAMRTALREAHKAGKAILAECGGLMYLGSRFIKDDKDYPMVGIFEGQSQMTDRLRRFGYCTMALTSDSFYGQAGDEVRGHEFHYSTFTSPERTIGNLYKDRDGKRVKEWQGGFQKNKTYAAYQHVHFYQDPKVIDQMISWIKED, from the coding sequence ATGAGAGCCTTAATGATTGCCGGAGCGACCAGTAATGTGGGCAAGACGACCTTGACTTTAGGTCTGATCCAAGCCCTGATCAAGCGCGGATTGAAAGTCCAACCCTACAAGGTGGGGCCTGACTATATTGACACGCGTTTCCACCAAGAGATTAGCCAGCGTCCTTCGATCAATTTGGACCAATTCTTAGTTCCAGATGACCAGGTCTTAAAAGCACTCTATACCCGTCATCTAGAGGGTAGCGATATTGCTGTAGTGGAAGGGGTCATGGGCCTCTTTGATGGCTTTGGTTCTGATGCTCTCATGGCCTCTAGCGCGGGCATTGCTAAGGCCCTCGATATTCCCATCCTCTTAGTGATTGATGGGCGGGCCATGTCGACTTCAGCGGCAGCCATGGTCAAGGGCTATCTCAACTTGATCCCTGACCTCAATATTATCGGTGTCCTAGTCAATCGGGTGGCCTCAGCAAGCCATTATCAATTAATCAAGAATGCTATTGAACGGTATAACCAGGTGCCGGTTCTAGGCTATCTGGCTCGTAATGAAGCCTATTCCTTACCTTCTCGCCACCTAGGCCTGGCCCTGGAAGAAGCGAATAATCATTTAGTTGACCAAGTCAGTCAAGTAGCCCAAGCTATGGAAGAAAGTATTGCGATTGATGACATCTTAAACTTGTCTCAATTAGATCCAGACCGACTCAAAGCCGACCAAGCAGCTATTGAATCTAGTTTGGCCCCCTATGAAAAGGCTGACCAGCAAACTCCTTTTAAGGTGGCCTATGCCTATGACGAGGCCTTTTCCTTTTACTATCCTGATAACTTATCCTTATTAGAGAAACGGGGTGGCCAACTCCAAACCTTTAGTCCCCTCCATGACCAAGACTTACCGAAGGCTGACCTCTACTATATTGGCGGGGGCTTTCCAGAACTCTATGCCGAAACTTTATCTAAGAACCAAGCCATGCGCACTGCCCTCCGCGAGGCCCACAAGGCTGGTAAGGCCATTTTGGCCGAATGCGGTGGCCTTATGTATTTAGGAAGTCGTTTTATTAAGGATGATAAAGACTACCCCATGGTGGGGATCTTTGAAGGGCAGAGCCAAATGACGGACCGCCTACGCCGCTTCGGCTACTGTACTATGGCACTTACTAGCGATTCTTTTTACGGCCAAGCTGGTGATGAGGTAAGGGGGCATGAATTTCATTATTCAACCTTTACCAGTCCAGAAAGGACGATTGGAAACTTATACAAGGACCGCGATGGTAAACGGGTTAAGGAGTGGCAGGGGGGCTTTCAAAAGAATAAGACCTATGCTGCCTACCAACATGTACACTTTTACCAAGACCCTAAAGTCATTGACCAAATGATTTCATGGATTAAGGAGGACTAG
- a CDS encoding cobalt-precorrin-8 methylmutase, which yields MAYIKKPERITDRSFEIIDAEIKRDFPDFQFQNDLEERIIKRAIHTSADFDYLHNLVFDRQGAQVIQDVIRSGGHLITDTTMAQSGINKRILRELGTETHCFIRDPRAYQIAENKGITRSMAAIELAAQLEGPKVFVVGNAPTAIYKILEMIDAGRLQAEAVVGVPVGFVGAAESKQALHDYPIPSIAALGRKGGSNVAAAIINAIQYDIKDTIYQN from the coding sequence ATGGCTTATATTAAAAAACCTGAACGCATCACTGACCGCTCATTTGAAATTATTGACGCGGAAATCAAACGGGACTTCCCTGACTTCCAATTTCAAAATGACCTAGAGGAGCGTATCATTAAGCGGGCGATTCATACCTCAGCGGATTTTGATTATTTACATAACTTAGTTTTTGACCGCCAAGGCGCCCAAGTGATCCAAGATGTGATTCGCTCTGGAGGGCACTTGATTACTGATACCACTATGGCTCAATCGGGAATTAATAAGCGGATTTTAAGGGAGCTAGGCACAGAGACCCACTGCTTTATCCGCGACCCCAGAGCCTATCAAATCGCTGAAAACAAGGGGATTACCCGGTCCATGGCAGCCATTGAATTAGCGGCTCAGCTTGAAGGGCCCAAAGTCTTTGTCGTGGGCAATGCGCCGACTGCCATTTATAAAATCTTAGAGATGATTGACGCAGGACGTTTACAAGCCGAAGCGGTTGTGGGGGTGCCGGTAGGTTTCGTAGGGGCAGCTGAGTCCAAGCAAGCCCTCCATGATTATCCCATTCCAAGTATTGCTGCCTTAGGGCGTAAAGGCGGATCCAATGTGGCAGCTGCCATTATTAATGCTATCCAATATGATATTAAAGATACCATCTATCAAAATTAA